From the Phyllopteryx taeniolatus isolate TA_2022b chromosome 20, UOR_Ptae_1.2, whole genome shotgun sequence genome, one window contains:
- the snx16 gene encoding sorting nexin-16 isoform X3 → MASPFVPVPIPLDRVSSSVSNKLKRPPRASSLGSVSSSSELSSPITRSAVDEHGRCRSSQFQSRCTDRSSRSQTPPPQRSPVMHTRGNGTFEPSVEYSSCPRSISAPIASQQGGGGERPITPTVLGYEVMEERAKFTVYKVLVRKTTDESWVVFRRYADFSRLNDKAFCETLEESNYRLQKELLEKQQEIASLKRSLQEKEQAILLMEKHINGECGMPQSPCGLSTQGSESSADADVESSSAAEADQDIPNEPGAAGVLEPIPAIIGQEGGVHPELVASQSQGIYKQTTIHTHIHTYGQFRVSNSCMFLGCGKKPEYLEKTHAGTGKTCKLHTGGAGD, encoded by the exons ATGGCATCACCGTTTGTGCCAGTACCTATACCCTTGGACAGAGTCTCATCAAGTGTTAGTAACAAGCTAAAAAGGCCACCGCGAGCTTCCTCGCTGGGAAGTGTCTCCAGCAGCTCAGAATTGTCATCCCCAATAACCAGGTCAGCTGTGGACGAGCATGGAAGATGTAGAAGTTCCCAGTTTCAGTCCCGTTGCACGGACAGAAGCAGTCGAAGCCAGACGCCACCGCCTCAACGCAGCCCTGTCATGCATACCAGAGGAAATGGGACTTTTGAGCCCTCAGTGGAGTATTCAAGTTGCCCCCGCTCTATATCGGCTCCTATAGCGAGCcagcaaggaggaggaggagagaggcCTATCACCCCAACGGTGCTTGGATATGAAGTCATGGAGGAGAGAGCAAAGTTTACG GTGTATAAGGTCCTAGTCAGGAAAACCACCGATGAGAGCTGGGTTGTTTTCAGGAGGTATGCAGACTTTTCCAGACTCAACGACAAG GCTTTCTGTGAGACTCTAGAAGAAAGCAACTACCGTCTGCAGAAGGAACTGCTGGAGAAGCAACAGGAGATTGCCTCGCTCAAGAGGAGCCTTCAGGAGAAAGAGCAGGCCATTCTGCTTATGGAAAAGCATATCAA TGGTGAGTGTGGGATGCCCCAGTCTCCATGCGGTCTGTCAACTCAGGGCAGTGAGAGCAGTGCAGATGCAGATGTGGAATCCTCATCTGCTGCAGAAGCTGATCAGGACATCCCAAACGAACCGGg ggccgcgggcgtgctagagcctatcccagctatcatcgggcaagaaggcggggtacaccctgaactggttgccagccaatcgcagggcatatacaaacaaacaaccattcacactcacattcacacctacgggcaatttagagtctccaattcatgcatgtttttgggatgtgggaagaaaccggagtacctggagaaaacccacgcaggcacggggaaaacatgcaaacttcacacaggcggggccggggattga
- the LOC133469875 gene encoding leukocyte elastase inhibitor-like: MASPNPQTKANAGFSVVLFKKLGEKDKTANIFFSPFSISSALAMAMLGARGNTATQMSEVLCFTKAKQPTEEKQEGMMMQSPMQMQIKTREQMRKQFEQSTRLPQYLRKVLKRVEGEDDVHAHFQRLLPEFNKTNTGYALSLANRLYVEQTYPVNEEFLGETRKYYQAELESLDFKKNEEVARKKINSWVEEKTQGKIKDLINKKLKKEVIMVLVNAIYFKGKWNQQFNEDLTREAPFKINKNATKPVEMMSQNSRFNYTFISEVNCQILEMPYEGKDVSMLIFLPNEIEDDTTGLEKLEQELTYEKMMTWTRSDNMELEVEVQVGLPRFKMEVTYELGKVLVGMGMVDAFDENKSDFSGISPANDLALSKVIHKAFVEVNEEGTEAAAATALIMKITSRGPPKVPKTFIADHPFLFFIRHNPSNTILFAGQYTSPE, from the exons ATGGCATCACCAAACCCTCAAACCAAAGCCAACGCGGGCTTCTCCGTGGTTCTGTTTAAAAAGCTTGGTGAGAAGGACAAGACTGCAAACATCTTCTTCTCCCCCTTCAGCATCTCCTCAGCCCTTGCCATGGCGATGCTGGGGGCCAGGGGTAACACAGCTACGCAAATGTCAGAG GTCCTCTGCTTCACTAAGGCAAAGCAACCAACGGAGGAAAAACAAGAAGGGATGATGATGCAGTCCCCAATGCAAATGCAAATCAAGACACGAGAGCAGATGCGGAAGCAGTTTGAACAGTCCACCAGGCTGCCACAGTATCTGAGAAAG GTTCTGAAACGTGTCGAAGGTGAGGATGATGTTCACGCTCACTTTCAACGACTTTTGCCCGaattcaacaaaacaaatactggGTATGCCCTCAGTCTTGCCAACAGGCTGTATGTAGAGCAAACCTACCCAGTTAATgag GAGTTCCTTGGAGAAACAAGGAAGTACTACCAAGCTGAACTTGAGTCATTGGATTTCAAGAAAAATGAAGAGGTGgccaggaaaaaaattaacagctGGGTAGAAGAGAAAACACAAG GTAAAATCAAGGACCTGATCAacaaaaagctgaaaaaagAAGTCATAATGGTACTGGTCAACGCCATCTATTTCAAAGGCAAATGGAACCAACAGTTCAACGAAGACTTGACTCGTGAAGCTCCATTTAAAATCAATAAG AATGCCACTAAGCCAGTGGAGATGATGTCCCAGAATAGTAGATTCAATTACACCTTCATCTCGGAAGTCAACTGCCAG ATCCTAGAGATGCCTTATGAAGGGAAAGACGTAAGCATGCTCATCTTCCTGCCCAATGAAATAGAGGATGACACAACAGGCTTGGAGAAG TTGGAGCAGGAACTCACCTATGAAAAAATGATGACGTGGACTCGTTCAGACAACATGGAGTTAGAAGTTGAGGTCCAGGTGGGCCTGCCTCGATTCAAAATGGAGGTGACTTATGAGTTGGGGAAAGTCCTGGTCGGCATGGGCATGGTGGATGCTTTTGATGAGAATAAGAGTGACTTCTCTG gcaTTTCTCCTGCAAATGACCTGGCATTGTCAAAAGTCATCCATAAGGCTTTTGTGGAGGTCAATGAGGAGGGAACCGAGGCTGCTGCAGCCACCGCTCTCATTATGAAAATCACCTCAAGAGGTCCACCTAAAGTTCCCAAAACCTTCATCGCTGACCAtcccttcctcttcttcatccgACATAACCCCTCCAACACAATCCTGTTTGCTGGTCAATACACCTCCCCTGAGTGA
- the snx16 gene encoding sorting nexin-16 isoform X4 gives MASPFVPVPIPLDRVSSSVSNKLKRPPRASSLGSVSSSSELSSPITRSAVDEHGRCRSSQFQSRCTDRSSRSQTPPPQRSPVMHTRGNGTFEPSVEYSSCPRSISAPIASQQGGGGERPITPTVLGYEVMEERAKFTVYKVLVRKTTDESWVVFRRYADFSRLNDKLKEIFPGFRLALPPKRWFKDNYDSDFLEDRQLGLQAFLQNLVAHKDIANCQSVREFLCLDEPPGPFDSLEESRAFCETLEESNYRLQKELLEKQQEIASLKRSLQEKEQAILLMEKHINGECGMPQSPCGLSTQGSESSADADVESSSAAEADQDIPNEPGQGGG, from the exons ATGGCATCACCGTTTGTGCCAGTACCTATACCCTTGGACAGAGTCTCATCAAGTGTTAGTAACAAGCTAAAAAGGCCACCGCGAGCTTCCTCGCTGGGAAGTGTCTCCAGCAGCTCAGAATTGTCATCCCCAATAACCAGGTCAGCTGTGGACGAGCATGGAAGATGTAGAAGTTCCCAGTTTCAGTCCCGTTGCACGGACAGAAGCAGTCGAAGCCAGACGCCACCGCCTCAACGCAGCCCTGTCATGCATACCAGAGGAAATGGGACTTTTGAGCCCTCAGTGGAGTATTCAAGTTGCCCCCGCTCTATATCGGCTCCTATAGCGAGCcagcaaggaggaggaggagagaggcCTATCACCCCAACGGTGCTTGGATATGAAGTCATGGAGGAGAGAGCAAAGTTTACG GTGTATAAGGTCCTAGTCAGGAAAACCACCGATGAGAGCTGGGTTGTTTTCAGGAGGTATGCAGACTTTTCCAGACTCAACGACAAG TTAAAAGAGATTTTTCCGGGCTTTCGGCTTGCGTTGCCTCCTAAACGGTGGTTTAAAGACAACTATGACAGCGACTTCCTGGAAGACAGGCAGTTGGGACTTCAGGCCTTTTTGCAAAACTTAGTTGCACACAAGGACATTGCCAACTG CCAATCAGTGAGAGAGTTTTTATGTCTGGATGAGCCGCCAGGGCCCTTCGATAGTTTGGAAGAGAGCAGG GCTTTCTGTGAGACTCTAGAAGAAAGCAACTACCGTCTGCAGAAGGAACTGCTGGAGAAGCAACAGGAGATTGCCTCGCTCAAGAGGAGCCTTCAGGAGAAAGAGCAGGCCATTCTGCTTATGGAAAAGCATATCAA TGGTGAGTGTGGGATGCCCCAGTCTCCATGCGGTCTGTCAACTCAGGGCAGTGAGAGCAGTGCAGATGCAGATGTGGAATCCTCATCTGCTGCAGAAGCTGATCAGGACATCCCAAACGAACCGGg
- the snx16 gene encoding sorting nexin-16 isoform X5, which yields MHTRGNGTFEPSVEYSSCPRSISAPIASQQGGGGERPITPTVLGYEVMEERAKFTVYKVLVRKTTDESWVVFRRYADFSRLNDKLKEIFPGFRLALPPKRWFKDNYDSDFLEDRQLGLQAFLQNLVAHKDIANCQSVREFLCLDEPPGPFDSLEESRAFCETLEESNYRLQKELLEKQQEIASLKRSLQEKEQAILLMEKHINGECGMPQSPCGLSTQGSESSADADVESSSAAEADQDIPNEPGAAGVLEPIPAIIGQEGGVHPELVASQSQGIYKQTTIHTHIHTYGQFRVSNSCMFLGCGKKPEYLEKTHAGTGKTCKLHTGGAGD from the exons ATGCATACCAGAGGAAATGGGACTTTTGAGCCCTCAGTGGAGTATTCAAGTTGCCCCCGCTCTATATCGGCTCCTATAGCGAGCcagcaaggaggaggaggagagaggcCTATCACCCCAACGGTGCTTGGATATGAAGTCATGGAGGAGAGAGCAAAGTTTACG GTGTATAAGGTCCTAGTCAGGAAAACCACCGATGAGAGCTGGGTTGTTTTCAGGAGGTATGCAGACTTTTCCAGACTCAACGACAAG TTAAAAGAGATTTTTCCGGGCTTTCGGCTTGCGTTGCCTCCTAAACGGTGGTTTAAAGACAACTATGACAGCGACTTCCTGGAAGACAGGCAGTTGGGACTTCAGGCCTTTTTGCAAAACTTAGTTGCACACAAGGACATTGCCAACTG CCAATCAGTGAGAGAGTTTTTATGTCTGGATGAGCCGCCAGGGCCCTTCGATAGTTTGGAAGAGAGCAGG GCTTTCTGTGAGACTCTAGAAGAAAGCAACTACCGTCTGCAGAAGGAACTGCTGGAGAAGCAACAGGAGATTGCCTCGCTCAAGAGGAGCCTTCAGGAGAAAGAGCAGGCCATTCTGCTTATGGAAAAGCATATCAA TGGTGAGTGTGGGATGCCCCAGTCTCCATGCGGTCTGTCAACTCAGGGCAGTGAGAGCAGTGCAGATGCAGATGTGGAATCCTCATCTGCTGCAGAAGCTGATCAGGACATCCCAAACGAACCGGg ggccgcgggcgtgctagagcctatcccagctatcatcgggcaagaaggcggggtacaccctgaactggttgccagccaatcgcagggcatatacaaacaaacaaccattcacactcacattcacacctacgggcaatttagagtctccaattcatgcatgtttttgggatgtgggaagaaaccggagtacctggagaaaacccacgcaggcacggggaaaacatgcaaacttcacacaggcggggccggggattga
- the snx16 gene encoding sorting nexin-16 isoform X6, producing MASPFVPVPIPLDRVSSSVSNKLKRPPRASSLGSVSSSSELSSPITRSAVDEHGRCRSSQFQSRCTDRSSRSQTPPPQRSPVMHTRGNGTFEPSVEYSSCPRSISAPIASQQGGGGERPITPTVLGYEVMEERAKFTAFCETLEESNYRLQKELLEKQQEIASLKRSLQEKEQAILLMEKHINGECGMPQSPCGLSTQGSESSADADVESSSAAEADQDIPNEPGAAGVLEPIPAIIGQEGGVHPELVASQSQGIYKQTTIHTHIHTYGQFRVSNSCMFLGCGKKPEYLEKTHAGTGKTCKLHTGGAGD from the exons ATGGCATCACCGTTTGTGCCAGTACCTATACCCTTGGACAGAGTCTCATCAAGTGTTAGTAACAAGCTAAAAAGGCCACCGCGAGCTTCCTCGCTGGGAAGTGTCTCCAGCAGCTCAGAATTGTCATCCCCAATAACCAGGTCAGCTGTGGACGAGCATGGAAGATGTAGAAGTTCCCAGTTTCAGTCCCGTTGCACGGACAGAAGCAGTCGAAGCCAGACGCCACCGCCTCAACGCAGCCCTGTCATGCATACCAGAGGAAATGGGACTTTTGAGCCCTCAGTGGAGTATTCAAGTTGCCCCCGCTCTATATCGGCTCCTATAGCGAGCcagcaaggaggaggaggagagaggcCTATCACCCCAACGGTGCTTGGATATGAAGTCATGGAGGAGAGAGCAAAGTTTACG GCTTTCTGTGAGACTCTAGAAGAAAGCAACTACCGTCTGCAGAAGGAACTGCTGGAGAAGCAACAGGAGATTGCCTCGCTCAAGAGGAGCCTTCAGGAGAAAGAGCAGGCCATTCTGCTTATGGAAAAGCATATCAA TGGTGAGTGTGGGATGCCCCAGTCTCCATGCGGTCTGTCAACTCAGGGCAGTGAGAGCAGTGCAGATGCAGATGTGGAATCCTCATCTGCTGCAGAAGCTGATCAGGACATCCCAAACGAACCGGg ggccgcgggcgtgctagagcctatcccagctatcatcgggcaagaaggcggggtacaccctgaactggttgccagccaatcgcagggcatatacaaacaaacaaccattcacactcacattcacacctacgggcaatttagagtctccaattcatgcatgtttttgggatgtgggaagaaaccggagtacctggagaaaacccacgcaggcacggggaaaacatgcaaacttcacacaggcggggccggggattga
- the snx16 gene encoding sorting nexin-16 isoform X1 — protein MASPFVPVPIPLDRVSSSVSNKLKRPPRASSLGSVSSSSELSSPITRSAVDEHGRCRSSQFQSRCTDRSSRSQTPPPQRSPVMHTRGNGTFEPSVEYSSCPRSISAPIASQQGGGGERPITPTVLGYEVMEERAKFTVYKVLVRKTTDESWVVFRRYADFSRLNDKLKEIFPGFRLALPPKRWFKDNYDSDFLEDRQLGLQAFLQNLVAHKDIANCQSVREFLCLDEPPGPFDSLEESRAFCETLEESNYRLQKELLEKQQEIASLKRSLQEKEQAILLMEKHINGECGMPQSPCGLSTQGSESSADADVESSSAAEADQDIPNEPGAAGVLEPIPAIIGQEGGVHPELVASQSQGIYKQTTIHTHIHTYGQFRVSNSCMFLGCGKKPEYLEKTHAGTGKTCKLHTGGAGD, from the exons ATGGCATCACCGTTTGTGCCAGTACCTATACCCTTGGACAGAGTCTCATCAAGTGTTAGTAACAAGCTAAAAAGGCCACCGCGAGCTTCCTCGCTGGGAAGTGTCTCCAGCAGCTCAGAATTGTCATCCCCAATAACCAGGTCAGCTGTGGACGAGCATGGAAGATGTAGAAGTTCCCAGTTTCAGTCCCGTTGCACGGACAGAAGCAGTCGAAGCCAGACGCCACCGCCTCAACGCAGCCCTGTCATGCATACCAGAGGAAATGGGACTTTTGAGCCCTCAGTGGAGTATTCAAGTTGCCCCCGCTCTATATCGGCTCCTATAGCGAGCcagcaaggaggaggaggagagaggcCTATCACCCCAACGGTGCTTGGATATGAAGTCATGGAGGAGAGAGCAAAGTTTACG GTGTATAAGGTCCTAGTCAGGAAAACCACCGATGAGAGCTGGGTTGTTTTCAGGAGGTATGCAGACTTTTCCAGACTCAACGACAAG TTAAAAGAGATTTTTCCGGGCTTTCGGCTTGCGTTGCCTCCTAAACGGTGGTTTAAAGACAACTATGACAGCGACTTCCTGGAAGACAGGCAGTTGGGACTTCAGGCCTTTTTGCAAAACTTAGTTGCACACAAGGACATTGCCAACTG CCAATCAGTGAGAGAGTTTTTATGTCTGGATGAGCCGCCAGGGCCCTTCGATAGTTTGGAAGAGAGCAGG GCTTTCTGTGAGACTCTAGAAGAAAGCAACTACCGTCTGCAGAAGGAACTGCTGGAGAAGCAACAGGAGATTGCCTCGCTCAAGAGGAGCCTTCAGGAGAAAGAGCAGGCCATTCTGCTTATGGAAAAGCATATCAA TGGTGAGTGTGGGATGCCCCAGTCTCCATGCGGTCTGTCAACTCAGGGCAGTGAGAGCAGTGCAGATGCAGATGTGGAATCCTCATCTGCTGCAGAAGCTGATCAGGACATCCCAAACGAACCGGg ggccgcgggcgtgctagagcctatcccagctatcatcgggcaagaaggcggggtacaccctgaactggttgccagccaatcgcagggcatatacaaacaaacaaccattcacactcacattcacacctacgggcaatttagagtctccaattcatgcatgtttttgggatgtgggaagaaaccggagtacctggagaaaacccacgcaggcacggggaaaacatgcaaacttcacacaggcggggccggggattga